The Caldalkalibacillus thermarum sequence CGGCTAATACAGGCGCACCGATGGCAACAAGAAACACAAATAAGAGCATACTCAAACCGCCTAAACGGGCACCCAAAACAGCACCAGCCAACATGACTCCCAAGGTTTGCGAAGTGATGGGCACGGGTGTAAATGGCAGGGGAATGGGGGGCAATAAACCAAGCGCTGCTGTAACAGCTGCAAATAAAGCAACATACATCATGTCTTTCAATTTCATTCTCCCAACTTCCCTTCAGCTTAACTACTGGCTACTATTCTCAGTATAGGGAGAGAGGGAGACAATGTCAACCTATAAAATAAGTTGGTTTATATATACATTTGGTTAACCAAACCTGACGTTGAATGAGATTATCTTGAACGAGGTTCCAGATACATGTTATCCTTTTGTAAAAACTTGGCATCATCTTCACGCAATAAGTTAAAATAATGACGGGCCTTGGCGTGGTTTTTCTGTTTGGCCAAGTGGCAGGCCAAATGCTTGATTTCCTCCAGTATAAAGAACAACATATTTTTTCGGGAAAAATAGTTAATGCATTTTTCCATCAATGTCTCGTAATTTTTTACGTCACCTGATTTGTAAAACCTTTTAGCTTCAATGATGAGCAACCTATACCAATCTTCCTCATGTTCACAGACCTGTTTAGCTTCATCCATCAGTACATGATACTCTTCCAACTCACTAAGAGCCAAATATATCTCCAGTACATTACAATAACTAATGATCAACTGCGGACTGTTAATGTGCTTAGATAGATACAAGTCCTTCTGAAAATAGGCAAGACTTTCCCGGTATTTCCCCTGATCCAAATACAAATTTCCTAAATTGTCTAAAACACAAGTCTGGAATTCAACCATTTCGTGTAATTCTGTCAATTTCAGCACCCATTTGTAAAACTCCTCTGCCGTTTCGTAATCTTTTAATCTCCTGCCAATCATGCCAATCAGGATATACGTTTGGGTGACTAACGGCCACATATGGTGTTTCAGGGAAAGCGGCAGGGCATCATGACCATAAGTTTTGGCTTGTTCAAATTCATTTAAAAAATAATAATTGCGGGCCATATTGTAAAACACATGGGCTTGTTGGTGTTCATCAAGCGGCTGGGTCAAAAGTTTGCAAAAAAAGCGGTTACTTTCTAAATACCTGTGCTTATATTGAAAAACGCGAGCCTGAACATAGTAATACAGGTTAATAGCTGAAGTGGAAGAGAGCCTCTGGATAACAATGGTGTCATCCACTAAAGGAACAATCTGTTCGTCAAAAAACTTAACAGCCTGAGAAAATTCCTTCAGGTAGATATATAGGTAATTTTTAAGCAGCAAATAATAAAGCTCCTGTTCCACGGAGGAGATATACGGATAGGTTTCCCCAATCTCCTTAAGCAATAGTTCTGCTTTTTGAACACACCCCTTATCCAGTTCTGCATGTATTTGCCTCAGCTGTTTCATCAAAAACGGATTTTCCCGGTCATAACGAAGCAGGTGGTCAGCAGGGATATCCAATTTTTGAGCCAGATATTCCAAAACAGCCGGTTTTGGAAGCCGGTGGCCTGCTTCAATTTGAAACAGCTCGCTTTTGGATAAATGCCCATCTGCAAGGTCAACCAGTGATAACTGCTGCTCCCGGCGCAGTTTGGCGATGCGTTTGCCGATATGCATGTCACACGTCCCCTTTTTTTATTATTCAGCTATTTTATATTTTGTTTACACACAGGAAGTTTCTAACTAGAGTTTGGCATGGATACCCTTTTAGGACACATAGTGACTTCATCCTTTCTTGATTTTTCTTGTTTGGTCACTTGAAATATTCTCCAAGAAGGGGTGAAGTCCTTTATTTGGACCCGTGTTTGCCCATTTTTTAGATGAATCTGTCTAATTATTTTTTACCATACTTTTAGATTTATTTCAAATGTTTTTAAAATTAAAAAATAGCACCGGAATCCGTGACATATGGGCGGGATTGGTTTAAATGTTTGCCACATGATGACTTATAGACATTAAAATGATCACAAAATATTTGATTATCACCTTAAATACCTATATATTCCAGCCCGTCCAGACGCTGGCGGAGCCGGGCTGGAGACGGTACACTTTTGAGCTGAAGGGCATATTGGAAGAAGTCATCCTCACGAAAGGCTTCGATTTCCCATTGTATCAAAGCAGGTGAGGGATTAATAGATGAATCCTCACGAATTCAGGTCTCCATATAATTGATAAAGGGCTCTTCGCTATTTGCTGTGGGATTAGCAACATTTCATGCCATCCTAAAGAAAGAGGAAGTCAACCATGTACAGTATCTCGACTTTCATTCGGCAAGCTTTGCCTTATTTCAATTCATAGAAGGGTGGTATAACCGTAAAAGAATCCATAGCCGCCTGGGTTACAGAACACCTCAGGAAGTGGAAGATCTTTTGAAACATTCGGCTTAAAACTTAACTTTTTTGTGTCCAGGATATTGACTCAAATCCATAATTAAGTGAGTGGTTGTTTAGTGCAAAATGAAAGTATAGAGTTCTGCAACCGAAAAGTGCAGAGCTTTTCATTATATAAAAAAGACTTGCCAGCCCCTAAAATCCCCTCCGCCACTGTTACGATTGTGAAGAATAAAACAGTGGAGTGATAAAAAGGATGCTGGCAATGTCCGACACTCATCCTATCAAACATTTACGTGACAAAAAAAGCGCGATCCTATTCTCGTTGTCACGCATTCATCGGCCAGTCTTTGTATTGCTGCTCGGCTTGTTCCATGAATTTGTTTGTTAAAAATTGCAATTGTTGGCCGGTAATTTTTTCTTTGATGAGTACTTGCTTGACGGCTAATTTCACTTTAGCGTAAACATCACGACGGTGTGGACTTGTCCAGTCTACGGCTAATTGTTTCTTTAAGGCTTTAACCACCTTATGGATTAAACTAGCAAGAAACTCGTTTGAGAACGCTTCCTGCTCCATAGCAGAGATCGCTTTGTAAAATTCAATTTCTTCCTCTGACAGTCCTAAATCGTGTCGCTTGCGTATTTCTTCTTCCATTTCTTTGCGCATGTTAATCATAACCCTGACCACATCGGCAGCTTGAATGACACGATTATGATAATCCCTTAACGTTTTTTCTAGAAGTTCGCTTAACGCCTTTGACTGTGGGCTTCCTTGGCTAAATGTCACTTTGATTTGGTCCTCTAATAGTTTTTTCAGCAACTTTAAGCGCAAGTCTACATGCTCTTTTTTCGTTAAATCTGCCAAGAACGCATCATCCAATATGCTGATATCCGGACGTTCAATTCCTGCTATTTGGAAAATGTCAACCGTTTCTTTTGCCAACAGGCTGTTATCGATGAGTTCTGATAATCGCTCTTCCAATGTTTTATTTTCACTCGGTTTTTCAATTGATGGACGCAAATGTTTGCGAAGTTGCGCTTTCATCATGAAATAAAGCATGACCTCATCCGCCAGTTCAAGCACATCCGGATGATGTTTCACCAACTGATACGATTTTTCAAGTTTGGCAGCTGCTTGGATATATTCCTCAGGATCTCGGTTTAAAAGAATGTTAACAAGATCTGCAATGAAGTCTTCGCGCTCTAGCTTTGGTTTTGCGCGCCAGTTTTGAACATCAATATCGCTTGGAATAAATCCCCTTACTGTCTCCAGATGATTCATAAAGATGTTAACGGCCTCGGAAATATCATAAGTAGGACTTCCCGTGCCGCCGCTTTGCGTATATTTATGAGTTGCTTCTTTCAGGGATGTGGCAATGCCAATATAATCAACGACGACACCGCCCTCTTTTCCCGGAAACACACGGTTTACACGGGCAATGGCTTGCATAAGATTGTGTCCCCTCATTGGCTTATCGACATAAAGGTAAGAAAGCGGTTTAGCGTCCATTCCTGTCAGCCACATATCGACGACAATGACAAATTTCAAAGGATCTTCTGGGTCACGAAGTTTGGCTTTCACTTCTTCTTGCTCTTTTTTCGATTTAATATGCGCATATTTGCTTCCCGGCTGAACTTCGCGCCACTCTTTAGGATCCTTTGATACATCCCCTGTCATAATCACTTCAACAGGAGGACATTCCGGAATTTCTCTTAGATAGTTATACAAATCAACCGCAATGCGCCGGCTCATGCAGACAATCATCGCTTTTTGAAATGGATTGGCGACTTGGTTAAAATGTGATACGATATCTTTGGCTAAACGACGGAGCCGTTTTGGAGTACCGACGACTTTTTCCAGAGCGGCCCATTTTCTTTTATAGCTCTCTGACTCTTCATCGTCTTCCCCTGCTTCTTCGATAATTTTTCTGTATTTTTCATCAATGTCCTCAGTAGATAAATCAAGCGGAATTAGACGGCTTTCATAGTAGATTGGCAATGTCGCTTTGTCTTCGACCGCCTGAGCCATATCGTAGCGGTGGATAATATGTCCAAAAATTTCTTCTGTATTGTTATCAACAAAATCGACCGGGGTTCCCGTAAATCCAATATAGGAAGCGTTCGGCAAAGCATAACGCAACTGAGCGGCAAATCCGCCCGCAAAACCGGCTTGGGTGCGATGTGCTTCATCGGCAATCACGACAATGTTTCGTCTTTCCGATAAAACAGGGTGTCGGGTTTCTCCTTCTTTTTTACGGAATTTTTCAATGGTGGAGAAAATGATTTGTCCCGCTTCCCCTCTCAGTAATGTTCGCAACTGTTCGGTACTTTCCGCGTGATGCACATGGCCGATGTAAGATTTCCCTTGCACAAACGTCTCATACAACTGTTCGTCTAAGTCATTACGATCCACTTGAATGACAATAGATGGATTTTCCAGTTCAGGATGGCGCGATAAAATTCCTGCGAAAAATAACATGCTTAGCGATTTGCCCGAACCCGTTGTATGATACATCACCCCGATTTTCCGATCCCCATCCGGCCGCGTTGCACGGATCGCTTCATTGACAGCGAAGTTTACACCAAAAAATTGGTGATATTTCGCGCCAATTTTTGTAATTTTGCTTCCTTCCTCCAAAAAGACAATGAAATTACGAATATAATTTAGCAGACGGTCTTTTGGGAATAATCCTTCAATCAGCGTGCGCATCGTATTGGCGCGGTTGTTATCGACATTTCGTCCATCAATCGATTTCCATGAAGCAAAGAAATCGTAATCAGCAAACGGCATCCCATGCTTCGTTTCCACGTTATCGGAAATGACAACAAAAGCGTTGTAGTTAAATAATTGCGAGATATCATACGTATAGTTTTGAATTTGGGTATATGCATCATAAACAGTCGCTTGCTCGTTGTTCGGATTTTTCAACTCAAACACAATCAGCGGCAAACCATTAATGTATATAACGATATCTGGCCGGCGGGACATGCGTCCTTCAATCGGCAATTGATTGACCACTAAAAAGTCATTGTTCTCCGGATGTTCCCAATCGATCGGGAAAACATGAGGCGTGTATGTTTCATCGTTTACCTCATAAGAAAATTCAAGTCCTTTCGTCAACATTTGGTGAAAATGCATATTTCGGTTAATCAGTTTTACCCCATCCGGCGCCGTCAAAATTTGAGCAAGCCTTTTGATTTCTTGTTCCGGTATGACCGGATAAGCCTTCTTTAAGAAGGCTTCCAACCGACCATAAAGAACTACTTCGTGAAGACTATTACGCTCTCCACGCTGAAACAATTCCTGCGCATGAAGATAGTCATAACCTAACCGCTTTAAACGCTCAATCGTCGTCTCTTCAAATTCCGTTTCACCTAGAGGTCTCGTTGCCATGTTGCTTGCACCTCCTAGTCAAATGTAAGTCTATTAAAGCACTTCTTCTACTTGCTTTTCGGCTTGAGATACATCAATTTCACCGGATAAAAGGCGAGGGAGGAGAAAATCTCTTAAAGACGAAAGTTGGAAAACCTCACTTCTATTTAAAGAAATCTGGTCTATTATGTTGTTAAAAGTATCTATAATATCTTTTATTTGTTTGAAATCGTTTGGCATTGCTATGCCTTCCATCTTAACAAATTCCTTTGCTTGGAAATTGCCTATACCATTACTTGAGACATTCTGGTAGTCCTCCATTTTCCCTGTATCATACAGATAATTGAGGTGTAGATATGCTAAAGAAGCAAATTTCTTCTCTTTTAATCTAAATAATTTACAAA is a genomic window containing:
- a CDS encoding type I restriction endonuclease subunit R, which codes for MATRPLGETEFEETTIERLKRLGYDYLHAQELFQRGERNSLHEVVLYGRLEAFLKKAYPVIPEQEIKRLAQILTAPDGVKLINRNMHFHQMLTKGLEFSYEVNDETYTPHVFPIDWEHPENNDFLVVNQLPIEGRMSRRPDIVIYINGLPLIVFELKNPNNEQATVYDAYTQIQNYTYDISQLFNYNAFVVISDNVETKHGMPFADYDFFASWKSIDGRNVDNNRANTMRTLIEGLFPKDRLLNYIRNFIVFLEEGSKITKIGAKYHQFFGVNFAVNEAIRATRPDGDRKIGVMYHTTGSGKSLSMLFFAGILSRHPELENPSIVIQVDRNDLDEQLYETFVQGKSYIGHVHHAESTEQLRTLLRGEAGQIIFSTIEKFRKKEGETRHPVLSERRNIVVIADEAHRTQAGFAGGFAAQLRYALPNASYIGFTGTPVDFVDNNTEEIFGHIIHRYDMAQAVEDKATLPIYYESRLIPLDLSTEDIDEKYRKIIEEAGEDDEESESYKRKWAALEKVVGTPKRLRRLAKDIVSHFNQVANPFQKAMIVCMSRRIAVDLYNYLREIPECPPVEVIMTGDVSKDPKEWREVQPGSKYAHIKSKKEQEEVKAKLRDPEDPLKFVIVVDMWLTGMDAKPLSYLYVDKPMRGHNLMQAIARVNRVFPGKEGGVVVDYIGIATSLKEATHKYTQSGGTGSPTYDISEAVNIFMNHLETVRGFIPSDIDVQNWRAKPKLEREDFIADLVNILLNRDPEEYIQAAAKLEKSYQLVKHHPDVLELADEVMLYFMMKAQLRKHLRPSIEKPSENKTLEERLSELIDNSLLAKETVDIFQIAGIERPDISILDDAFLADLTKKEHVDLRLKLLKKLLEDQIKVTFSQGSPQSKALSELLEKTLRDYHNRVIQAADVVRVMINMRKEMEEEIRKRHDLGLSEEEIEFYKAISAMEQEAFSNEFLASLIHKVVKALKKQLAVDWTSPHRRDVYAKVKLAVKQVLIKEKITGQQLQFLTNKFMEQAEQQYKDWPMNA
- a CDS encoding helix-turn-helix domain-containing protein; protein product: MHIGKRIAKLRREQQLSLVDLADGHLSKSELFQIEAGHRLPKPAVLEYLAQKLDIPADHLLRYDRENPFLMKQLRQIHAELDKGCVQKAELLLKEIGETYPYISSVEQELYYLLLKNYLYIYLKEFSQAVKFFDEQIVPLVDDTIVIQRLSSTSAINLYYYVQARVFQYKHRYLESNRFFCKLLTQPLDEHQQAHVFYNMARNYYFLNEFEQAKTYGHDALPLSLKHHMWPLVTQTYILIGMIGRRLKDYETAEEFYKWVLKLTELHEMVEFQTCVLDNLGNLYLDQGKYRESLAYFQKDLYLSKHINSPQLIISYCNVLEIYLALSELEEYHVLMDEAKQVCEHEEDWYRLLIIEAKRFYKSGDVKNYETLMEKCINYFSRKNMLFFILEEIKHLACHLAKQKNHAKARHYFNLLREDDAKFLQKDNMYLEPRSR